Proteins encoded together in one Polaribacter reichenbachii window:
- a CDS encoding dipeptidase produces the protein MKLLKLLPILLLVISCKQEKTKTNLLEKAQDIHKRVMTLDTHVDINVSNFTDSINYTQKLKNQVNLPNMEKGGLDVAFFIVYTGQGELNEEGYAKAYNNAISKFTAIHKLTNDIAPERISLAVNSNEAKKIYASGKKVAMIGVENAYPLGTDIKRVKEFYDLGARYMSLSHNGHSQLCDSNTGEVDDVWLHNGVSDFGKEVIKEMNKWGIMIDVSHPSKKSMKDMIELSKAPIIASHSSARALCNHSRNLDDEQLEWLKNNGGVVQAVAFKSYVNTEKNDAYSAAIKDVITALGKEINFEMKSWGEVRKMETKDRQEYIESYRELSKKAKSKIDIENFPPVDVADFVDHIDYLVDKIGINHVGISSDFDGGGGVEGWNDASETLNVTIELVKRGYSESQIEQLWNGNLLRVLDEVAEVAKKIQAEEL, from the coding sequence ATGAAACTTTTAAAACTACTACCAATTTTACTACTTGTTATTTCGTGTAAACAAGAAAAAACCAAAACAAATTTATTAGAAAAAGCGCAAGACATTCACAAGCGTGTAATGACTTTAGATACACACGTAGATATTAACGTGTCTAACTTCACAGACTCCATTAATTATACACAAAAATTAAAAAATCAAGTGAATCTTCCTAATATGGAAAAAGGAGGCTTAGATGTTGCTTTTTTTATTGTTTATACTGGTCAAGGAGAGTTAAACGAAGAAGGTTATGCAAAAGCTTATAACAATGCAATTAGTAAATTTACAGCGATTCATAAACTTACCAACGATATTGCTCCAGAAAGAATTTCTTTAGCAGTAAATTCTAATGAAGCTAAAAAGATTTATGCATCTGGTAAAAAAGTTGCTATGATTGGTGTAGAAAATGCATATCCTTTAGGTACAGATATAAAAAGGGTAAAAGAATTTTACGATTTAGGTGCCAGATATATGAGTCTTTCTCACAATGGTCATAGTCAATTATGCGATTCTAATACAGGAGAAGTAGATGATGTATGGCTGCATAATGGAGTTAGTGATTTTGGTAAAGAAGTAATTAAAGAAATGAACAAATGGGGTATTATGATTGATGTGTCTCATCCTTCTAAAAAATCGATGAAAGATATGATTGAATTATCAAAAGCTCCAATTATAGCTTCACATTCATCTGCAAGAGCATTGTGTAATCATAGTAGAAATTTAGATGATGAACAATTAGAATGGTTAAAAAATAATGGAGGAGTTGTGCAAGCTGTTGCCTTTAAGAGTTATGTAAATACCGAAAAAAATGATGCATATTCTGCTGCTATTAAAGATGTAATTACTGCTTTAGGAAAAGAAATTAATTTTGAAATGAAATCTTGGGGAGAGGTTCGAAAAATGGAGACAAAAGATAGACAAGAATATATTGAAAGTTATAGAGAATTATCAAAAAAAGCGAAATCAAAAATTGATATAGAAAATTTTCCACCTGTTGATGTAGCTGATTTTGTAGATCATATTGATTATTTAGTTGATAAAATTGGAATTAATCATGTAGGAATTAGTTCAGATTTTGATGGTGGAGGAGGAGTTGAGGGATGGAATGATGCATCTGAAACATTAAATGTAACCATAGAATTAGTAAAAAGAGGATATTCAGAAAGCCAAATAGAACAACTTTGGAATGGTAATTTGCTAAGAGTTTTAGATGAGGTTGCAGAAGTAGCTAAAAAAATACAAGCTGAAGAGTTGTAA
- a CDS encoding TonB-dependent receptor, which yields MKKYIFLILFFWVYLLNAQQKKQELTLSYKDITRIEVIKKIEEKTSYRFYFVDDWLKDNTLVSGNYVNAQLSEILDNLFTSTLINYYIHSETKVILSLNSVIHNTFPNLVWENNEKEEIKNNPKSTPIFYSAVAEGNSLKTQVIRIGKESKNATQKRYTLKGFAKNVSTGEVIPNLVLMVQNSKISAVTNDTGFYSIQLPVGVNVIEATSLGFSNLEKTIIIYNNGNYNFLMKESSVLLDELIIEAGRDKNVNQAVTGVTSIKIQNIKNIPLILGERDILKVATALPGIKKTGEGSAGFSVRGGKEDQNLILLDNAVLYNPSHFFGIFSGINPFTSGDVDIYKGSIPPEYGGRLSSVFDIKTKEASFEEFKGEAAIGPVTSNLALQIPIVKEKSNLIIGGRGTYSNWLLKSIKDENLSKSSASFFDTNLKYTHKISKNDRLDISGYYSNDSFSITSDSLQTYSNRLFSVKWNHKFDEKNSGDLILANSDYKFNLEFDENSINDFELDYRINETELKLKMKYLANEQHKFEYGISNKLFNVSPGNIKPKGNQSIVAVFDTPKERGVESAIFISDNYKINKKLQANIGFRYSFFTALGPSTQNVYDSNSPKNESSIIDVKTFGNNEVVKTYGGPEIRSSIRYSLTPSFSVKAGFNNTYQYIHTLSNNTTASPTDTWRLSNYNIKPQQANQFSFGLFKNINGNEYEISLESYYKTSKNILDYKVGASLMLNQNIESDILQGKGKAYGIEFLAKKNKGRLNGWFGYSYSRSYIQLDSQFREERVNNGNYFPANFDKPHDLNIVANYKITKRYSFSANFAYQTGRPVTYPIGSFMLNGEERVLYSDRNKFRIPDYFRLDIGFNVEGNHKIKKPGHGFWNVSVYNVLGRNNPYSVFFVTEAGEIKAYKSSIFAFPIPTITYNISF from the coding sequence ATGAAAAAATATATATTCTTAATTTTATTTTTCTGGGTTTACCTACTTAATGCACAGCAAAAAAAACAAGAACTTACTTTAAGTTACAAAGATATAACTAGAATAGAAGTAATTAAAAAGATAGAAGAAAAAACATCGTATCGTTTTTATTTTGTAGATGATTGGCTTAAAGACAATACATTAGTTTCAGGAAATTATGTAAATGCTCAATTGTCCGAGATTTTAGATAATCTATTTACAAGCACCCTAATTAATTATTACATACATTCAGAAACTAAGGTAATTTTATCTCTAAACAGTGTTATTCACAATACATTTCCTAATCTTGTTTGGGAAAATAATGAGAAAGAAGAAATTAAAAACAACCCAAAAAGTACACCAATTTTTTACAGTGCAGTTGCAGAGGGTAATTCTTTAAAAACTCAAGTTATTAGAATTGGTAAAGAGTCTAAAAATGCAACTCAAAAAAGATATACATTAAAAGGTTTTGCTAAAAATGTTAGTACAGGTGAGGTTATTCCGAACTTAGTGTTAATGGTTCAAAACTCTAAAATATCTGCTGTTACAAATGATACTGGTTTTTATTCAATTCAATTACCTGTTGGCGTAAATGTTATAGAAGCAACATCTTTAGGATTTTCTAATTTAGAAAAAACGATTATTATTTATAATAATGGAAATTATAATTTTTTGATGAAAGAAAGTTCAGTTCTTTTAGATGAATTAATAATAGAGGCAGGTAGAGATAAAAATGTAAATCAAGCTGTAACTGGTGTTACAAGTATAAAAATACAAAATATAAAAAACATTCCTTTAATTTTAGGCGAAAGAGATATTTTAAAAGTTGCAACAGCTTTACCAGGTATTAAAAAAACAGGAGAAGGCTCTGCAGGTTTTAGTGTAAGAGGAGGTAAAGAAGATCAAAACTTAATTCTTTTAGACAATGCTGTATTATATAATCCATCACATTTTTTCGGAATTTTCTCAGGGATAAACCCTTTTACATCTGGTGATGTAGATATATATAAAGGTTCTATCCCCCCAGAATATGGTGGTAGATTATCTTCTGTGTTTGATATTAAAACAAAAGAAGCAAGTTTTGAAGAATTTAAAGGAGAAGCAGCAATTGGTCCAGTAACAAGTAATTTGGCATTACAAATACCAATTGTAAAAGAAAAATCAAATTTAATAATTGGTGGTAGAGGTACTTATTCTAATTGGCTTTTAAAATCGATAAAAGATGAAAACCTTAGTAAAAGTAGTGCCTCTTTTTTTGATACGAATTTAAAATACACTCATAAAATTAGTAAAAATGACAGATTAGATATTTCTGGTTATTATAGCAATGATTCTTTTAGTATAACTTCAGATTCTCTACAAACTTATTCAAATAGGCTATTCTCTGTTAAATGGAATCATAAATTTGATGAGAAAAATAGTGGTGATTTAATTTTAGCAAATAGTGATTATAAATTCAACTTAGAGTTCGATGAAAATTCTATAAATGATTTTGAACTTGATTATAGAATTAATGAAACTGAGTTAAAGCTTAAGATGAAATATTTGGCTAATGAACAGCATAAATTTGAGTATGGAATCTCTAATAAACTATTTAATGTTTCACCAGGAAATATAAAACCAAAAGGAAACCAATCTATAGTTGCAGTTTTTGATACTCCAAAAGAAAGAGGGGTAGAATCTGCTATTTTTATTTCTGATAATTATAAAATCAATAAAAAACTACAAGCAAACATTGGTTTTAGGTATTCTTTTTTTACAGCTTTAGGGCCATCTACCCAAAATGTATATGATTCAAATTCACCAAAAAATGAGAGTTCTATAATAGATGTTAAAACGTTTGGTAATAATGAGGTTGTAAAAACGTATGGTGGACCAGAAATAAGATCATCTATAAGGTATTCTTTAACACCAAGTTTTTCGGTAAAAGCAGGTTTTAATAATACATATCAATACATCCATACATTATCGAATAATACAACGGCTTCTCCGACTGATACTTGGAGGCTTTCGAATTATAATATAAAACCTCAACAAGCGAATCAATTTTCTTTTGGTTTGTTTAAAAACATCAACGGAAATGAGTATGAAATCAGTTTAGAAAGTTATTATAAAACCAGTAAAAATATTTTAGATTACAAAGTGGGTGCAAGCTTAATGTTGAATCAAAATATTGAATCAGATATTTTACAAGGTAAAGGTAAGGCCTATGGAATTGAGTTTTTGGCAAAGAAAAATAAAGGAAGGTTAAATGGTTGGTTTGGTTATAGTTATTCTAGATCTTATATACAGTTAGATAGCCAATTTAGAGAAGAAAGAGTAAATAATGGAAACTATTTTCCAGCGAATTTCGATAAACCACATGATTTAAATATCGTCGCAAATTATAAGATTACGAAAAGGTATAGTTTTTCTGCAAATTTTGCATATCAAACAGGTAGACCAGTAACGTATCCCATAGGTAGTTTTATGTTAAATGGAGAAGAAAGAGTTTTATATAGTGATAGAAACAAATTTAGAATTCCAGATTATTTTAGATTAGATATTGGTTTTAATGTAGAAGGAAATCATAAAATTAAAAAACCAGGTCATGGTTTCTGGAACGTTTCTGTATATAATGTATTAGGAAGAAATAATCCTTATTCAGTATTTTTTGTAACTGAAGCAGGAGAAATTAAAGCTTATAAGAGTTCGATATTTGCGTTTCCTATTCCAACAATTACGTATAATATTAGTTTCTAA
- a CDS encoding DUF4249 domain-containing protein produces MKKIVYFISIGILLAITNSCIEEFDAATEEFEDALVVEATITNELKYHEILLSRTYKFEDYEPNLEPGAVIKIETSNNETYSFRESGLGVYTSTQMFKAEPNVEYTLSINTKDGNEYVSQSTQLTNVTSIDNVYASKTIDEDGVEGVGLYVDSYDPSNNSKYYGYAFEETYKVVVPYWSPDDLILNSSGGFSVVPRSQEEQTCYNTIASKGRMLVNTNLLEEDRISEFLLKFIPSDNIRLNTRYSILVKQYTQSRESYNYLKVLDEFSSSQSLLSQIQPGFLSSNIYEVNNSNEKVLGFFEVSSISEKRIFFNREDVLDSFYAWPCTIIDPPANELTTMVRLDRVTLVYEKPMGEDGGPYDVVARICGDCTMSGSNIKPDFWED; encoded by the coding sequence ATGAAGAAAATAGTTTATTTTATTTCCATAGGTATTCTTCTTGCTATTACAAATAGTTGTATTGAAGAATTTGATGCTGCTACTGAAGAATTTGAAGATGCTTTAGTGGTTGAAGCTACAATTACAAACGAGTTAAAATACCATGAAATATTACTTAGCAGAACTTATAAATTTGAAGATTATGAACCAAATTTAGAGCCTGGAGCAGTAATTAAAATTGAAACCAGCAATAACGAAACTTATAGTTTTAGAGAATCTGGCCTTGGTGTTTATACATCTACACAAATGTTTAAAGCAGAGCCAAATGTTGAGTATACTTTATCTATAAATACTAAGGATGGTAATGAGTATGTTTCTCAAAGTACACAACTTACAAATGTAACTTCTATAGATAATGTTTATGCTTCTAAAACTATTGATGAAGATGGTGTAGAAGGAGTTGGTTTGTATGTAGATAGTTATGATCCATCTAATAACTCTAAATATTATGGTTATGCATTTGAAGAAACTTACAAAGTTGTTGTACCTTATTGGTCTCCAGATGATTTAATTTTAAATTCATCAGGAGGATTTTCTGTGGTGCCAAGATCTCAAGAAGAGCAAACTTGTTATAACACCATAGCATCTAAAGGTAGAATGTTAGTCAATACAAATCTTTTAGAAGAAGATAGAATTTCTGAATTTTTATTAAAATTTATTCCAAGTGATAATATTAGATTAAATACTAGGTATAGTATTTTAGTAAAGCAATACACACAATCGAGAGAATCTTATAATTATCTTAAGGTTTTAGATGAGTTTTCTAGCTCACAAAGTTTGTTATCACAAATTCAACCAGGTTTTTTATCAAGTAATATTTATGAAGTAAATAATTCAAATGAAAAAGTTTTAGGTTTTTTCGAAGTTTCTTCTATTTCAGAAAAAAGAATATTTTTTAATAGAGAAGATGTCTTAGATTCTTTTTATGCTTGGCCATGCACAATTATAGATCCACCAGCTAATGAATTAACAACTATGGTTAGGTTAGATAGAGTAACTCTTGTTTATGAAAAACCAATGGGAGAAGATGGTGGCCCATATGATGTTGTTGCAAGAATTTGCGGAGATTGTACAATGTCAGGCTCTAATATAAAACCAGATTTTTGGGAAGATTAA
- the lipA gene encoding lipoyl synthase: protein MAVESVVLPERPKKPKWLRVKLPVGKKYTELRGLVDKYKLNTICTSGSCPNMGECWGEGTATFMILGNICTRSCGFCGVKTGRPETVEWDEPEKVARSIKIMSIKHAVITSVDRDDLKDGGSIIWAETVDAIRRANPNTTLETLIPDFQGNTKQIDRIIEVAPEVVSHNMETVRRLTREVRIQAKYDRSLGVLKYLKENGMRTKTGLMLGLGETEEEVIQTMKDLRDVNCDIITIGQYLQPTKKHLPVNNFITPEQFKKYETIGLEMGFMYVESGALVRSSYKAHKHAI from the coding sequence ATGGCTGTAGAATCTGTAGTACTTCCTGAAAGACCTAAAAAACCAAAATGGTTACGTGTAAAATTACCTGTGGGTAAAAAATATACTGAATTAAGAGGTTTAGTTGATAAGTATAAATTAAATACAATTTGTACAAGTGGTAGTTGCCCAAATATGGGTGAATGTTGGGGAGAAGGTACTGCTACATTTATGATTTTAGGTAATATTTGTACACGTTCTTGTGGTTTTTGTGGTGTAAAAACAGGTAGACCAGAAACTGTAGAATGGGATGAACCAGAAAAAGTGGCTCGTTCTATAAAAATTATGAGCATTAAACACGCGGTAATTACATCTGTAGATAGAGACGATTTAAAAGATGGTGGTTCTATTATTTGGGCAGAAACTGTAGATGCAATTCGTAGAGCAAACCCTAACACAACTTTAGAAACTTTAATTCCTGATTTTCAAGGTAACACTAAACAAATAGATAGAATTATAGAAGTTGCTCCTGAAGTAGTTTCTCATAACATGGAAACTGTTAGAAGATTAACTCGTGAAGTTAGAATTCAGGCAAAATACGATAGAAGTTTAGGTGTTTTAAAATACTTAAAAGAAAACGGAATGCGTACCAAAACTGGCTTAATGTTAGGTTTAGGTGAAACTGAAGAAGAAGTAATACAAACAATGAAAGATTTACGTGATGTAAATTGTGATATTATAACCATTGGTCAATATTTACAACCTACAAAAAAACATTTACCTGTAAATAATTTTATTACTCCAGAACAGTTTAAAAAATACGAAACTATTGGTTTAGAAATGGGTTTTATGTATGTAGAAAGTGGTGCTTTAGTAAGATCTTCTTATAAAGCACACAAACACGCTATTTAA